One window of the Corticium candelabrum chromosome 7, ooCorCand1.1, whole genome shotgun sequence genome contains the following:
- the LOC134181848 gene encoding helicase with zinc finger domain 2-like isoform X1, which produces MAKAKNKCSGLSDKTTSNDSVLVEEMQSESLIETPVQTAATKPPPKMKYNQEKKKMKKKNKNKKRSKAKEGFGGNPPISSTEKCDASQPSLKDGYTISSEDEDEETPHAATCSSATKRPDESTGERLYFFAQSTPPANNNKRQSAGNEDETMSLHKKGASLPSETLKSQRGLSGSRRSKEIAELQQKPQDAIQQSVDEHKVLESTEREQGAQKQKHEDQQAKAAEKLQQKEKPLAQARNEVPQRPESIVLQNDAMYEGMLSKTQTKSKSKARCQQQPLYGVTIPGVRNPRKAAIRTASSVPAILTEGQQLVVNETAVMALTSDKERRKDEKGSKGTRSLRVTDVKKSWELKGLTVLLKETGDRIIRSVLHRDTSQASSAYSETPSEFQFSEAVLRQGKAVCSKCFKKNATVKEKDPVLKTCPVHQDTAWNPMLVWPSKAGYVPIRSRPRNVIVHFTLCRYRTRCFFSERCPHPHSEEELEVWTLDRDGESWKFRQPKKLYLCESFRVWKHCSSGHDCEYAHGKGELDEWRKRKHMYHKHLKGQDENSDDRIGIFLRQKVAEELRAARDGCGSFEDLIAFSPPMFVVVSCEPGDIVYIPSTDCTDGSNYKKLFFLRLDYLPEAKCLFQKATLIGTSGCFKFLPSKDCVLTRPDNSEIAAKETSLRKGSHVLKIEFTSLTEQSFRQDVLLDFGIKPYLIKTLRIEIGNSEEMNLIKEFHQQMKSQADEWRFDADDLCQDYIDRTRIDEEGLKTKHALPKDQELMSLIHTAIDEPLSMTNYHSRFHTLLFVEERASIATLSRFNRQSTTMKIRQDPEGTLGEINLHHRPPFNSTTSAFIRRLNDCVVFELKIHKIQGEILSLLLPRQFFIDTGIMTNCDVQVDFLLTFDRTHYVNLHKAVDYLSSEIVSQRLIANPLHSKACNIDPRRMVRIRSIHNLNNEQQKAVKRIVCQRGTLPVIVDGPLGTGKTHLLTEAVRIILGRSTDCRILICTQSNHAADLYVTKVDDFIQQQSRATVHLHRIYYKHYNPNCIDRNIFDVVYRHCKFENNQFIMPDIKTLENSGRLVVITTLVTSMQLRKLDLPKRFFTHIFIDEAAQATEPETIAALGFASDRTCVVMAGDHKQINPLIHLPVPRMGKLHYSLFRRLYKDLPPVFDLKVDLVVNYRCHWDILNLSSRLFYHTDVVDESNAKGPQTCHPNFPPVSFCATSKTQSKQAGYDGSYYNPKEAEAVVKYVKEILDDWPWWPYKDNDLCVITSERWQARYIGILLRDFDKRVDVLTAGVVQGRQFRACVISTVLTKDGFRERGTSDDTDFLSNRKLLNTVITRAQSLVLVVGDPLCLCTCGKLDQLWLQYIAYCHDNRGCFGTMSFEELQIALGILHTKLNPESQEFVPTSDSAAHFSRRVDNTIKTCTDKTSERGSEQHCSVAYNGELEHDMVEEYRHQVAQSKIEHERLQTSSKAIIQPVEKGSGYEWQIVDDSTVDDRVKYESSVLYEEHLRGNARFEAIKREPNKYFRCRLHVTNGDDAVAIAYKIPNMEISIRGWKRRNRSFDGEEVLVRLDDTSRGRKEITSRNGTVVGIFQEERPSEWVCVLSKRGKNILLPLDKSFPCIINLPRNVQENGIAIFKKGVRRHRPTSIEPINFIPVREASCKLFIVQFLKWRIDCMHPLGIVVEVLPFAVTLESGIDILSRQYFSSRIDDALSQDAENDVTKFSRSISPKEYFARGMPLTNAFTIDSANSTDLDDALSFEQDAETGSCRVSVYISDVSYFCRFGSSLDYYAFTMGTTYYDQEGRRKLDMFPKRLSPDLFSLLPGVDRLAIRVGFEFDRNAKLVRLDYSRCIVRSKRKLSYETVEKIISGSLTAAIDEELTDEIRRLYDLSVCLRRQRLGGTRYHLQDRETAGCQRAHAMVEEFMLLTNKTVAESLIKKCRAITPLIAQGSPDSAKVEEWIKLFGGYFDSSCALSEIANKLTIGSQLTTIDEGSCGPITISRRQWRDIQLATEIEDDSRRRHQLRLFLCTESLYPQLAIAHTGYHRCLKRSLLVCADHNDEAVIRHNHLGYQYYTHFTSPIRRYIDIVAHRLLIAYDFGLEDNDGNLYTEEKINKICCHCSRTRVLAQRYQREMDLFGFSCSVFNSPVLTTAVVRSVSAGSMELYFPDYPNLTGKATEIRFSSLNPKHISTYENGSVTVTWSIKVVQHPLLTEKKQYRNKLPHDDYYSIPICEWKQLLLLSLSESSKPDDLIRRIRHIENSVHTSSSCFDAQGDLYSATGTGKEDIVDSNHKGYDEVSDSSDLDEYFTCDDSSDLDEYFTCDEYMTMSDESADKGKLQSFQLPKIQLAHSTVPVRPMARLRKKSKQSYRKVFCSISQKYMTGSLFSLQLSARVGRGMLTPVIQLFPLPGSVPAAVCVEHYSKPADCFVESLPHGHNSSRDRYHDIIDYANSWLPVVDHESATSCVKDSSDYVLVSGTSVRWTRTVEKVSSSGEITLTSSFSRQYSLGCREGDFLCLSYSNLVAQKARFCIDGDKVDSLLKGSSSKEVVHTDTDQCVVHCRVVDSKVEDKPDIEGAPCRQFLKVKTSGERQALPEMLFNSKVPVLCTAQFISQCLPFMRMRQALQVICSEDYSNDVVKSLCSGDFSRVTFDCRYSGNTSESDRMVVSEGLSLSESRRPLNKSQFIAVKLAMKQDITLIQGPPGTGKTVTGAHIAVHFLRQYASCSGTGSDDKIRVLYCCPSNQTVDNITDLLKNGSKSTKILRVYGEGIEKKRFPGISIFEEFASPSNKQLTVDTRRHIDVALHYRIRNKETSSYAESIKTCEDEFKQLKMKEELPTESQISHYKVIVSAAEQEQINRADVLLCTCIQAGSRRMAKNSVALCIVDEAGQSLEPETLVAISRARRIVLIGDHKQLRPVVLNRRVQRQLSRSMFERIAESASVKEKNRVHMLNVQYRMHDDICQFPSEHFYEGKLETAPEVAGRTPDGIAFWNNLYPGSKLGRKRQRRKCFIHVEGEERTNPVSGERTGGEESKYNPMEADIVVKIVKRMTKHRCRASDIRVITPYTAQKACIENILTQSAQTKDVEVSSVFASQGSESEFIILSTVRSLPNQDLVDFSSNKWMREHFGFIADEHQMNVALTRAKEGLIIVGNGNLLNLHSMWRKLIARYKDDGCYMKNWKSIPSRL; this is translated from the exons ATGGCCAAAGCAAAGAACAAGTGTTCTGGTCTGAGTGACAAGACAACGTCGAATGATTCTGTTTTAGTGGAGGAAATGCAGAGTGAGTCTTTAATTGAAACACCCGTTCAGACTGCTGCCACGAAGCCCCCGCCAAAAATGAAATACAATCAGGAAAAGAAGAAgatgaaaaagaaaaacaagaacaagaaacgtagtaaagcaaaggaaggaTTTGGAGGAAATCCACCGATTTCGTCAACTGAAAAATGTGACGCTTCGCAGCCTTCTCTAAAGGACGGATATACCATTAGTAGTGAAGATGAGGATGAAGAAACTCCACATGCTGCTACTTGTAGTAGTGCAACTAAACGACCGGATGAGTCTACAGGAGAACGATTATATTTCTTTGCACAGTCGACACCACCTGCTAATAATAACAAAAGACAATCAGCAGGTAACGAAGATGAAACAATGTCTCTACACAAGAAAGGAGCTTCTTTGCCTTCAGAGACGTTGAAATCACAA AGAGGACTCTCTGGCTCTAGAAGAAGCAAGGAAATAGCTGAACTACAACAGAAGCCACAAGATGCGATACAGCAAAGTGTCGACGAGCACAAAGTGTTGGAAAGCACAGAACGTGAGCAAGGAGCTCAGAAACAGAAACACGAAGACCAACAG GCCAAAGCAGCTGAAAAACTgcaacagaaagagaaaccTTTAGCACAGGCACGAAACGAG GTCCCACAAAGACCTGAAAGTATTGTCTTGCAGAACGATGCGATGTATGAAGGAATGCTCAGTAAGACACAAACCAAATCTAAGTCAAAGGCGAGGTGTCAACAACAACCACTATATGGCGTAACAATTCCAGGTGTCAGAAATCCTCGGAAAGCAGCAATACGCACAGCAAGTTCAGTGCCGGCAATACTGACTGAAGGTCAGCAGTTAGTAGTGAATGAAACGGCTGTCATGGCTCTGACGTCAGATAAAGAGAGGCGCAAAGATGAGAAAGGCTCTAAAGGAACGAGAAGCTTGAGAGTGACAGACGTCAAG AAATCGTGGGAATTAAAAGGATTGACCGTCCTGCTTAAG GAGACAGGTGATCGTATCATACGCTCGG TGCTACATCGCGATACTTCACAAGCCTCATCTGCTTATTCAGAAACTCCGTCCGAATTTCAATTTAGCGAGGCCGTGTTGCGGCAGGGAAAGGCGGTGTGTTCAAAGTGTTTTAAGAAAAACGCAACTGTAAAGGAAAAGGACCCCGTACTCAAGACATGTCCTGTTCATCAAGACACTGCATGGAATCCAATGTTGGTGTGGCCTTCAAAAGCTGGCTATGTTCCGATTCGGTCGAGACCAAGAAACGTTATCGTGCATTTTACACTCTGCCGGTATCGTACTCGTTGCTTTTTCTCTGAAAGATGTCCTCACCCGCACAGCGAAGAAGAACTGGAAGTGTGGACGTTGGACAGAGATGGAG AGAGCTGGAAGTTTCGGCAGCCAAAGAAACTGTATCTTTGTGAAAG TTTTCGGGTGTGGAAGCATTGTTCCTCTGGTCATGACTGTGAGTACGCCCACGGGAAAGGCGAACTAGACGAATGGCGAAAAAGAAAACATATGTACCACAAACATCTGAAAGGTCAAGATGAAAACTCTGATGATAGAATTGGAATATTCCTAAGACAAAAGGTGGCTGAAGAACTGCGAGCAGCTCGAGACGGCTGCGGGAGCTTTGAAGACTTG ATTGCTTTCAGTCCTCCCATGTTTGTCGTTGTATCTTGTGAACCAGGCGACATTGTCTACATACCGTCTACCGATTGCACGGACGGCAGTAactataaaaaattattttttctgCGGTTAGATTACTTGCCTGAAGCT aaatgtctctttcaaaAGGCGACACTAATTGGAACTTCTGGCTGCTTTAAATTTTTGCCTTCAAAGGATTGTGTGTTGACCAGACCGGACAATTCAGAAATTGCTGCAAAAGAAACATCTTTACGTAAAGGCAGCCATGTGCTGAAAATCGAGTTTACTTCACTCACTGAGCAATCATTTCGGCAAGACGTACTGCTTGATTTTGGCATCAAGCCTTATCTAATAAAGACTCTAAGAATTGAGATAGGAAATAGTGAGGAAATGAATTTGATCAAAGAGTTTCATCAACAGATGAAAAGTCAGGCAGATGAGTGGAGATTTGATGCTGACGATCTGTGTCAGGACTATATTGATCGCACAAGAATCGACGAGGAAGGCCTTAAAACGAAGCATGCTCTTCCCAAAGATCAAGAACTTATGTCATTGATACATACAGCTATAGACGAACCCTTGTCTATGACTAACTACCACTCACGTTTTCACACTCTTCTCTTTGTAGAAGAGAGAGCAAGCATTGCTACTCTTAGCAG GTTTAATAGACAAAGCACGACGATGAAAATTCGTCAAGACCCCGAAGGCACTTTGGGAGAAATCAATTTACATCACCGGCCTCCATTTAATTCAACGACCAGTGCATTTATTCGTCGTCTTAACGACTGTGTCGTGTTTGAATTAAAAATTCATAAAATACAAGGCGAAATACTTTCTCTTCTACTTCCACGCCAGTTCTTTATTGACACTGGCATTATGACAAATTGTGACGTACAAGTTGATTTTCTACTTACATTTGATAGAACCCACTACGTTAACTTACACAAAGCTGTTGACTACCTGAGCAGTGAAATTGTTTCACAACGTTTGATTGCAAATCCTCTTCATTCTAAGGCTTGCAATATTGATCCACGCCGGATGGTTCGCATCCGATCTATACATAACCTTAACAATGAACAACAGAAAGCAGTGAAAAGAATTGTGTGCCAACGTGGAACTCTTCCCGTTATTGTCGATGGACCGCTTGGAACGGGGAAAACGCATCTTTTAACGGAAGCTGTTCGAATCATTCTTGGTCGCTCCACGGACTGTCGCATTCTGATTTGCACTCAATCGAATCATGCTGCAGACCTTTATGTCACGAAAGTGGACGATTTTATTCAGCAGCAATCGCGTGCAACCGTTCATCTTCACAGAATTTACTACAAACACTACAACCCAAATTGTATTGATCGTAACATTTTCGATGTCGTTTATCGCCATTGTAAATTTGAAAACAATCAATTTATTATGCCAGACATAAAGACACTTGAAAATTCGGGCCGTCTTGTCGTCATTACGACTCTTGTTACCTCAATGCAGTTGAGAAAGCTCGACCTTCCGAAACGATTTTTTACTCACATTTTTATAGATGAAGCGGCTCAAGCTACGGAGCCGGAAACAATAGCAGCTCTCGGCTTTGCCAGTGACAGAACGTGTGTTGTTATGGCTGGTGATCACAAACAA ATTAATCCTCTTATTCATTTACCTGTTCCACGAATGGGCAAGCTTCATTACTCTCTCTTTCGTCGTTTGTACAAAGATCTTCCTCCTGTATTCGATCTCAAAGTGGATTTAGTCGTCAATTACCGTTGCCACTGGGACATTCTCAATCTATCATCTCGTCTATTCTACCACACTGATGTCGTAGACGAAAGCAACGCTAAGGGTCCACAAACTTGTCATCCTAACTTTCCACCAGTCAGCTTCTGTGCTACGTCTAAAACTCAGTCAAAGCAAGCAGGATATGATGGATCGTACTACAATCCGAAAGAAGCTGAAGCTGTTGTCAAGTACGTAAAGGAAATATTAGATGATTGGCCGTGGTGGCCTTACAAAGACAACGATCTATGTGTTATTACAAGTGAAAGATGGCAG GCTCGCTATATTGGGATTCTTCTTCGTGACTTTGACAAGAGAGTCGACGTATTGACTGCTGGTGTTGTTCAAG GTCGTCAGTTCCGCGCTTGCGTCATAAGTACCGTTCTGACAAAAGACGGATTCCGCGAACGCGGCACCTCGGACGATACCGACTTCTTATCAAATCGCAAGCTGCTCAACACTGTCATCACACGGGCTCAGTCTCTCGTTCTCGTCGTCGGAGATCCCTTATGCTTGTGCACGTGCGGAAAACTCGATCAGTTATGGCTGCAGTACATTGCCTATTGCCATGACAACAGAGGATGTTTTGGAACGATGTCATTTGAGGAGCTGCAAATCGCTTTGGGGATTCTCCACACAAAACTGAATCCCGAATCGCAGGAGTTTGTTCCGACTTCAGATAGCGCGGCACATTTCTCTCGACGTGTCGACAACACTATAAAAACTTGTACGGATAAGACGTCAGAGAGGGGTAGCGAACAACATTGCAGTGTCGCCTACAATGGCGAATTAGAGCACGACATGGTAGAAGAGTATCGCCATCAAGTGGCACAAAGCAAGATCGAACATGAGAGACTGCAAACGTCTTCTAAAGCGATCATTCAACCGGTCGAAAAGGGAAGCGGATACGAATGGCAAATTGTCGACGACTCAACAGTTGACGATCGAGTAAAGTACGAAAGTTCTGTTCTATACGAGGAGCACTTGAGAGGAAATGCTCGTTTCGAAGCGATCAAACGAGAGCCAAATAAATATTTTCGCTGTCGCTTGCATGTGACGAACGGAGACGACGCCGTAGCCATCGCTTACAAAATACCAAACATGGAAATATCAATCAGAGGATGGAAGAGAAGAAACCGATCCTTTGATGGAGAAGAAGTTCTCGTACGGTTAGACGACACGTCACGTGGTCGAAAGGAGATTACGTCGCGCAACGGTACAGTTGTTGGTATCTTTCAGGAGGAGAGACCGAGTGAATGGGTGTGTGTTCTATCTAAAAGAGGCAAAAATATATTGTTGCCGCTAGACAAATCGTTCCCTTGCATAATTAATCTTCCGCGGAACGTTCAAGAGAACGGAATTGCGATTTTCAAGAAAGGAGTGAGGAGACATAGGCCTACTTCCATCGAGCCGATTAACTTTATTCCTGTGAGAGAGGCGTCGTGCAAACTCTTTATTGTTCAATTTCTAAAGTGGAGAATCGACTGCATGCACCCGTTGGGCATTGTTGTTGAAGTCTTGCCTTTTGCTGTGACGTTAGAATCTGGGATAGACATTTTGTCTCGCCAATATTTTTCAAGCAGAATTGACGATGCGTTGAGTCAAGACGCTGAGAACGACGTCACGAAATTTTCACGCTCTATTTCACCTAAAGAGTACTTTGCTCGCGGCATGCCGTTGACAAATGCTTTTACCATTGATTCAGCAAACTCCACAGACTTAGACGATGCTCTCAGCTTTGAGCAAGACGCAGAGACCGGGAGTTGTCGAGTCTCTGTTTACATTTCCGACGTTTCTTATTTCTGCCGTTTTGGATCGAGTCTGGATTATTACGCATTTACAATGGGGACGACATACTACGACCAAGAAGGTCGAAGAAAACTTGACATGTTTCCAAAACGGCTCAGCCCGGATCTCTTCAGCCTTCTACCTGGTGTCGATCGTCTGGCAATTCGCGTTGGTTTTGAATTCGATCGCAATGCCAAGCTAGTTCGATTGGACTACAGTCGATGCATTGTTCGTTCTAAACGCAAACTCTCTTACGAAACAGTTGAAAAGATAATTAGCGGAAGCTTAACTGCTGCGATTGACGAAGAATTGACTGACGAAATACGACGTCTTTATGATTTGAGTGTTTGTTTAAGGCGTCAACGGTTAGGCGGAACGAGGTACCATTTGCAGGACAGAGAGACTGCAGGGTGTCAGCGAGCGCATGCCATGGTGGAAGAGTTTATGCTGCTGACTAACAAAACAGTGGCAGAGAGTCTGATTAAGAAATGTCGCGCGATCACTCCACTAATCGCACAAGGCTCTCCAGACTCTGCCAAAGTTGAAGAATGGATCAAATTGTTTGGAGGCTACTTTGATTCCTCGTGTGCACTTAGCGAAATCGCTAACAAACTGACCATTGGTTCGCAGCTTACGACAATTGATGAAGGTTCATGCGGGCCTATTACGATATCTCGACGTCAGTGGCGTGACATTCAACTGGCAACAGAGATCGAAGATGACTCTCGTCGTAGGCATCAGCTACGTCTATTTTTATGCACAGAGTCGCTCTATCCTCAGCTAGCCATAGCGCATACGGGATACCATCGATGCCTTAAGCGATCTTTGCTTGTCTGCGCTGATCACAATGACGAGGCGGTTATTCGGCACAATCATCTGGGATATCAATATTACACTCATTTTACTTCTCCCATCCGCCGTTATATCGACATCGTTGCACACCGTTTACTGATAGCTTATGATTTTGGTTTAGAAGACAATGACGGAAATCTCTATACTGAAGAAAAAATTAATAAGATATGTTGTCATTGCTCGAGAACTCGCGTTTTGGCTCAACGGTATCAACGAGAAATGGATCTGTTCGGCTTTAGCTGTTCAGTCTTTAACAGTCCGGTCCTTACGACAGCCGTTGTACGGTCGGTATCAGCGGGATCGATGGAATTGTATTTTCCCGACTATCCTAATCTTACTGGAAAAGCCACTGAAATTCGATTTTCCTCTTTGAATCCTAAACATATTTCTACATATGAGAATGGCAGCGTAACGGTTACGTGGTCTATTAAAGTTGTTCAGCATCCTTTACTAACAGAAAAgaaacaatacagaaacaaactTCCGCACGACGACTACTACAGTATACCGATTTGTGAATGGAAGCAGTTACTTCTTCTTTCCTTGTCAGAGAGTAGTAAACCGGATGATCTGATTCGCCGTATCCGGCACATCGAAAACAGCGTCCACACTTCTAGTTCTTGTTTTGATGCTCAAGGCGACCTTTATTCTGCAACCGGCACAGGCAAAGAAGATATTGTTGATTCAAATCACAAAGGCTACGACGAAGTCTCAGATTCATCCGATTTGGATGAATACTTTACATGTGATGATTCATCCGATTTGGATGAATACTTTACATGCGATGAATATATGACGATGAGCGACGAAAGTGCAGACAAAGGCAAGTTGCAAAGTTTTCAACTGCCCAAAATACAGCTGGCACATAGCACTGTACCAGTCAGGCCCATGGCTCGTCTAAGAAAAAAATCGAAACAGAGTTATCGGAAAGTATTTTGTTCAATATCACAGAAATACATGACCGGTAGTCTCTTTTCGCTGCAACTTAGCGCACGTGTAGGTCGCGGAATGCTAACACCTGTTATTCAACTTTTTCCCTTGCCGGGTAGTGTGCCGGCCGCCGTTTGTGTCGAGCACTACAGCAAACCAGCTGATTGCTTCGTCGAGAGTCTTCCTCACGGTCACAATTCTTCAAGAGACCGTTATCACGATATTATAGACTATGCCAATTCGTGGTTACCTGTTGTGGACCACGAATCTGCAACATCTTGTGTCAAGGACTCTTCAGACTACGTGTTAGTAAGTGGTACATCTGTACGTTGGACGAGAACTGTAGAAAAGGTCAGCTCTAGTGGAGAAATTACATTGACATCTTCGTTTTCGAGGCAATACAGTCTGGGATGTAGGGAAGGTGACTTTCTTTGCTTGAGTTATAGCAACTTAGTCGCTCAGAAAGCCCGCTTCTGCATTGATGGTGATAAAGTGGATAGCTTGTTAAAGGGCAGCTCTTCTAAAGAAGtcgtacacacagacactgatCAATGCGTCGTACACTGTAGAGTCGTGGACAGCAAGGTGGAAGACAAGCCTGACATTGAGGGTGCGCCGTGTCGGCAGTTTTTGAAAGTAAAGACTTCTGGCGAACGACAGGCTCTTCCAGAAATGCTGTTTAATAGCAAAGTACCGGTTCTGTGCACCGCTCAATTCATATCACAATGTTTACCATTTATGAGAATGAGACAAGCGTTACAAGTCATTTGTTCAGAGGACTACAGCAATGATGTTGTCAAGAGTCTGTGCTCGGGTGATTTTTCTAGAGTTACATTTGACTGCCGCTACAGTGGAAATACATCAG AGAGTGATAGAATGGTTGTGTCTGAGGGATTGTCGTTGTCTGAATCACGTCGACCGCTGAATAAGAGTCAGTTTATTGCAGTGAAACTGGCAATGAAACAAGACATTACTCTAATACAAGGACCACCAG GCACTGGCAAAACAGTGACTGGAGCTCACATAGCGGTTCACTTTCTACGTCAATACGCCAGCTGCAGTGGTACGGGCAGTGACGATAAGATTCgcgtgttgtattgttgtccGTCCAATCAGACAGTAGACAACATCACAG ACCTGCTCAAGAACGGttctaaatcaacaaaaatattACGAGTTTATGGAGAAGGCATTGAAAAGAAACGTTTTCCCGGCATCTCGATATTTGAAGAGTTTGCTTCTCCATCCAACAAGCAACTGACAGTAGACACCAGACGACATATAGACGTTGCTTTACATTACAGAATTCGTAACAAAGAAACGTCTTCGTACGCAGAGTCTATTAAGACATGCGAAGATGAGTTTAAACAACTGAAGATGAAAGAGGAGCTGCCGACCGAAAGCCAGATTAGTCACTATAAAGTCATCGTTTCAGCTGCTGAACAAGAGCAGATTAATAGGGCGGACGTACTTCTCTGTACTTGCATTCAGGCAGGCAGTCGGAGAATGGCAAAGAACTCTGTTGCTTTATGTATCGTCGACGAGGCAGGTCAAAGTCTTGAACCTGAAACTCTTGTGGCGATTTCTCGAGCAAGAAGGATCGTACTGATAGGAGATCATAAACAGTTGCGACCTGTCGTGCTGAACAGAAGAGTACAAAGGCAGTTGTCTCGCTCCATGTTTGAGCGTATTGCTGAAAGTGCATCAGTGAAGGAAAAAAATCGAGTTCACATGCTGAACGTTCAGTACAGAATG CACGACGACATCTGTCAATTCCCATCCGAACATTTTTACGAAGGAAAACTTGAGACGGCTCCGGAAGTAGCAGGACGTACGCCAGACGGCATCGCCTTTTGGAATAACTTGTATCCTGGGTCGAAGCTCGGTCGTAAAAGACAGAGGAGAAAATGTTTTATTCACGTCGAGGGAGAAGAAAGAACGAATCCTGTGTCCGGAGAAAGAACGGGAGGCGAAGAATCGAAGTACAACCCGATGGAAGCTGACATTGTG GTAAAAATCGTAAAACGAATGACAAAACACAGATGCAGAGCGTCAGACATCCGTGTCATAACACCATACACAGCTCAGAAGGCCTGCATTGAAAACATTTTGACACAATCAGCACAAACCAAAGACGTTGAGGTATCATCTGTCTTTGCTAGTCAAG GCAGTGAGTCCGAGTTCATTATTTTGTCGACAGTCCGTTCGTTACCAAACCAAGATCTAGTCGATTTTAGTTCTAACAAATGGATGAGAGAACATTTCGGATTTATTGCGGACGAACATCAGATGAACGTTGCTCTTACGAGAGCAAAGGAAGGCTTGATTATAgttg GTAATGGCAATCTGCTCAACTTGCATTCAATGTGGAGAAAACTTATTGCTCGTTACAAGGATGACGGCTGCTACATGAAAAACTGGAAATCGATTCCCTCACGACTGTAA